In Nicotiana tabacum cultivar K326 chromosome 21, ASM71507v2, whole genome shotgun sequence, one DNA window encodes the following:
- the LOC107767997 gene encoding uncharacterized protein LOC107767997 has product MAATGKCFLVTGSPGVGKTTLIVRVLETLRNSNPNLKFQGFYTREIREGTERVGFEVVTLDGRKGLLASNKISSPESLRWPTVGRYRVDVASFELLALPELQVREDTDLFIIDEVGKMELYSSSFFPAVLKVLQSNIPLLASIPIPKAGRDIPGVARMRNHPGARVFTLSANNRDAMREQICSALADMLQKP; this is encoded by the exons ATGGCAGCTACAGGAAAATGCTTCCTCGTCACTGGCTCTCCT GGTGTTGGAAAGACAACTTTGATAGTTAGAGTACTCGAAACCCTCAGAAATTCCAATCCTAATTTGAAATTTCAGGGTTTCTATACTC GGGAGATTAGAGAAGGAACGGAGAGGGTTGGGTTTGAGGTCGTGACGCTCGATGGCCGTAAAGGGCTTCTTGCTTCTAACAAAATCTCCAG CCCAGAGTCTCTCAGATGGCCCACTGTGGGAAGATACAGGGTAGATGTTGCGTCATTTGAGTTGCTGGCATTGCCAGAGTTGCAG GTAAGGGAAGATACTGATCTCTTCATCATCGACGAAGTTGGGAAGATGGAGCTCTACAGTTCCTCATTCTTTCCAGCTGTACTAAAGGTCCTGCAATCCAATATCCCACTCTTGGCTTCTATCCCCATTCCAAAAGCAGGCCGAGATATTCCTGGAG TTGCGAGGATGAGAAATCATCCAGGAGCTAGAGTTTTTACACTCAGTGCAAATAACAGGGATGCTATGAGAGAACAGATATGTTCCGCCTTAGCAGATATGTTGCAAAAGCCTTAG
- the LOC107767998 gene encoding HMG1/2-like protein: MKGGKSKAKSDNKLGVKKAAPQTKKEKQAAKDPNKPKRPASAFFVFMEDFRKQYKEKHPNNKSVAAVGKAGGDKWKHLSDAEKAPYIAKAEKRKAEYEKNMDAYNRRQAGEAEEEESDKSKSEVDEEEGSDEEEEDDD, translated from the exons ATGAAAGGAGGTAAATCAAAGGCTAAATCTGATAACAA GCTCGGCGTTAAGAAGGCCGCTCCTCAGACTAAAAAGGAGAAGCAGGCTGCCAAGGATCCCAACAAGCCTAAGAGGCCAGCAAGTGCTTTCTTTGTTTTCAT GGAGGACTTCAGGAAGCAGTATAAGGAAAAACACCCAAACAACAAATCTGTAGCTGCT GTTGGTAAAGCTGGCGGTGACAAGTGGAAACATTTGTCAGATGCT GAGAAAGCTCCTTACATAGCAAAGGCAGAGAAAAGGAAGGCTGAATATGAAAAGAACATGGATGCTTATAACAGGCGACAG GCTGGTGAAGCTGAAGAAGAGGAATCTGACAAGTCAAAGTCTGAGGTTGACGAGGAAGAAGGAAGTGACGAG GAGGAGGAAGATGATGACTAA